Proteins encoded by one window of Gordonia jinghuaiqii:
- a CDS encoding BlaI/MecI/CopY family transcriptional regulator gives MRKMNGLGDLERAVMDTLWASSSPQTVRQVHAELSRDRSLAYTTVMTVLQRLAKKNLVTQIRDDRAHKYVPTHPREDLVASLMVDALSEADAPGSRHAALVSFVGRVGADEAAALRSALDELEAARGTAETG, from the coding sequence ATGCGAAAGATGAATGGGCTGGGTGACCTCGAGCGAGCTGTGATGGACACACTGTGGGCGAGTTCCTCCCCGCAGACGGTCCGGCAGGTCCACGCCGAGCTGTCTCGCGATCGGTCGCTCGCCTACACGACGGTCATGACGGTGCTGCAACGGCTCGCCAAGAAGAATCTCGTCACCCAGATCCGTGACGACCGCGCACACAAGTACGTGCCCACGCATCCGCGCGAGGACCTCGTCGCCAGCCTGATGGTGGACGCCCTCAGCGAGGCCGATGCTCCGGGATCGCGGCACGCGGCACTCGTGTCGTTCGTCGGACGTGTCGGGGCCGACGAGGCCGCCGCCCTCCGTTCAGCCCTCGATGAACTCGAAGCCGCGCGAGGAACGGCCGAGACCGGTTAG
- a CDS encoding PaaI family thioesterase — MTANNTDEIFAGSVGKGLDGVLGLEVVEAGPDRIVATMTITERHHQPFGIVHGGVYCAIGESVASMSAFLWLQDTGIGGTAVGVNNNTDFLRSVGSGTVTATSTPIHRGRRQQLWAVDMVEQDGKLLAKTQVRLQNIDAT; from the coding sequence ATGACAGCGAACAACACGGACGAGATCTTCGCGGGCTCAGTCGGCAAGGGGCTCGACGGGGTCCTCGGTCTCGAGGTCGTCGAAGCCGGGCCCGATCGGATCGTGGCCACGATGACCATCACCGAGAGGCATCACCAGCCCTTCGGCATCGTCCACGGTGGCGTCTACTGCGCGATCGGTGAGAGTGTCGCGAGCATGAGTGCGTTCCTGTGGTTGCAGGACACCGGCATCGGTGGGACCGCCGTCGGCGTCAACAACAACACCGACTTCCTGCGTTCGGTCGGCTCGGGCACCGTCACCGCCACCTCGACGCCGATCCACCGCGGACGTCGCCAGCAGCTGTGGGCCGTCGACATGGTCGAACAGGACGGCAAGTTGCTCGCCAAAACCCAGGTGCGGCTGCAGAACATCGACGCCACGTGA
- a CDS encoding GuaB1 family IMP dehydrogenase-related protein codes for MRFIEGHRPTHDLTYDDLFIVPARSDVSSRFDVDLSTSDGTGTTIPLVVANMTAVAGKRMAETVARRGGLVVLPQDLPIEVVAASIAYVKSRHLVADTPVTLTPSDSVTDAVALIPKRSHGAAVVVSDGRPVGIVTDKRCRDVDRFARVREVLDPDIVVLPIDTPPREVFDALGDLHLGLAVLVDADGRLAGVLNRVGALRHAIYRPNVDDSGSLRIAAAVGINGDVAGKARALVAAGADLLVIDTAHGHQEKMIAALSSVAESGLGVPIAAGNVVSAEGTLDLIAAGATIVKVGVGPGAMCTTRMMTGVGRPQFSAVAECAAVAAGHGAAVWADGGVRHPRDVALALAAGASNVMVGSWFAGTHESPGDLLEDAHGPYKVSFGMASKRAVAARSSGDSTYDRARKSLFEEGISSSRIRLDPERPGVEDLIDHICAGVRSTATYTGARTLRELHDKVVLGIQSPAGFAEGRPLPGGW; via the coding sequence GTGCGATTCATCGAGGGCCACCGGCCGACCCACGACCTCACCTACGACGATCTGTTCATCGTCCCGGCCAGGTCGGATGTCAGTTCGCGATTCGATGTCGACCTGTCGACATCGGACGGCACCGGCACGACCATCCCGCTCGTCGTGGCGAACATGACGGCGGTCGCCGGTAAACGCATGGCCGAGACGGTCGCCCGCCGCGGTGGGCTGGTGGTCCTCCCCCAGGACCTGCCCATCGAGGTCGTCGCCGCGTCGATCGCCTATGTGAAGTCCCGGCATCTGGTGGCCGACACCCCGGTGACGCTCACCCCGTCGGACTCGGTCACCGACGCGGTCGCCCTGATCCCGAAGCGGTCCCACGGCGCGGCGGTGGTCGTCTCCGACGGCCGTCCCGTCGGGATCGTCACCGACAAGCGCTGCCGTGACGTCGACCGGTTCGCCCGGGTCCGCGAGGTCCTCGACCCGGACATCGTCGTCCTGCCCATCGACACCCCGCCGCGGGAGGTGTTCGACGCGCTCGGCGACCTGCACCTCGGGCTGGCCGTGCTCGTCGACGCCGACGGCCGGCTCGCCGGGGTGCTCAACCGTGTCGGCGCTCTGCGGCATGCGATCTACCGGCCGAACGTCGACGACTCCGGCTCGCTGCGCATCGCCGCGGCCGTCGGCATCAACGGCGACGTGGCGGGCAAGGCCCGCGCGCTGGTCGCCGCCGGCGCCGACCTGCTGGTCATCGACACCGCACACGGCCACCAGGAGAAGATGATCGCCGCACTGTCATCGGTCGCCGAATCGGGACTCGGTGTACCCATCGCCGCGGGCAACGTGGTCTCGGCCGAGGGCACCCTGGACCTGATCGCCGCCGGGGCGACGATCGTGAAGGTCGGCGTCGGGCCGGGCGCGATGTGCACGACCCGCATGATGACCGGAGTCGGCCGACCGCAGTTCTCCGCGGTCGCCGAATGCGCGGCGGTCGCCGCCGGGCACGGTGCCGCGGTGTGGGCCGACGGCGGTGTGCGCCATCCCCGCGACGTCGCGCTCGCGTTGGCCGCCGGGGCGTCGAATGTGATGGTCGGGTCGTGGTTCGCGGGCACCCACGAGTCGCCCGGCGATCTCCTCGAAGACGCGCACGGCCCGTACAAGGTCAGTTTCGGGATGGCCTCCAAGCGTGCGGTCGCCGCCCGGTCCAGCGGTGACAGCACCTACGACCGCGCCCGCAAGAGCCTGTTCGAGGAGGGCATCTCGAGTTCGCGGATCCGCCTGGACCCCGAACGGCCCGGTGTCGAAGACCTCATCGACCACATCTGCGCGGGTGTTCGCAGCACCGCGACCTACACCGGGGCCCGAACTCTGCGGGAACTGCACGACAAGGTCGTGTTGGGTATCCAGTCCCCTGCCGGTTTCGCCGAAGGTCGCCCGCTGCCGGGCGGGTGGTGA
- a CDS encoding M56 family metallopeptidase yields MTALLFGIVSLVLAGPAPEALSRARWPIRAPRAAMTLWQAIALAAVLSAFSCGLAIAANILTIGADGKPTTHPLREIERLGLPLWLVCVGVFILTLLVGARLFFTVIRVGLRTRARRKAHRQLIDILDRCDRTADADDPLYARDVRMIDVEQPLAYCLPGLRQRVVVSEGVVQRLTRDELVAVIAHERAHLRARHDLVLEAFIALHEAFPRFVRSSSALGATELLVEALADDQAVRATAPTTLGRALVACADAVAPRGAMAVGGPTTLTRVHRLRDDRPTRGIAVGAYCAAAAILVLPTLAVAVPWLTELNRLMSAF; encoded by the coding sequence ATGACCGCCTTGCTCTTCGGCATCGTCAGCCTGGTGCTCGCCGGCCCCGCACCCGAGGCACTGTCACGGGCACGATGGCCCATCCGAGCGCCACGCGCGGCGATGACGCTGTGGCAGGCCATCGCGCTGGCCGCCGTGTTGTCGGCGTTCAGCTGCGGCCTCGCGATCGCGGCGAACATCCTCACCATCGGCGCCGACGGCAAACCCACCACCCATCCGCTGCGTGAGATCGAACGCCTCGGACTCCCGCTGTGGCTCGTCTGCGTCGGCGTGTTCATCCTCACCCTGTTGGTCGGCGCCCGGCTGTTCTTCACCGTCATCCGCGTCGGCCTGCGCACCCGGGCTCGCCGCAAGGCCCACCGCCAGCTCATCGACATCCTCGATCGGTGCGACCGCACCGCCGACGCCGACGACCCGCTCTACGCACGAGACGTCCGCATGATCGACGTCGAACAACCACTCGCCTACTGCCTGCCCGGCCTGCGTCAGCGGGTCGTCGTGAGCGAGGGCGTGGTGCAGCGCCTCACCCGCGACGAACTCGTCGCGGTGATCGCACACGAACGCGCCCACCTGCGCGCCCGGCACGATCTCGTCCTCGAGGCCTTCATCGCACTGCACGAGGCCTTCCCGCGGTTCGTCCGCTCCAGCTCGGCGCTCGGCGCCACCGAGTTGCTGGTCGAGGCGCTCGCCGACGACCAGGCCGTTCGCGCCACCGCCCCCACGACCCTGGGTCGTGCGCTCGTGGCGTGCGCGGACGCTGTCGCGCCGCGCGGCGCGATGGCCGTCGGCGGCCCCACCACGCTGACCCGTGTGCACCGGCTGCGCGACGACCGCCCCACCCGCGGCATCGCCGTCGGCGCCTATTGCGCGGCCGCCGCCATCCTCGTGCTGCCGACTCTCGCGGTCGCCGTCCCGTGGCTGACCGAACTCAACCGCCTGATGTCGGCGTTCTAG
- a CDS encoding hemolysin family protein — MEILLLVAGLVGFVALTLGTALFVAAEFSLTALERSTITADVSHRGDRRARMVQRAHSTLSFQLSGAQLGITITTLITGYIAEPVLARIIKPPLAAVGVSESVASATSLILALVIATSLSMVLGELIPKNLAIARPLAVARATAGPMTVFSAVFRWAINGLNGSANWIVRRFGIEPTDELASARSPQELVSLVRNSARRGALDEQTATLVDRSLRFGELTAEDLMTPRVTIDCLDRADTVRDLVMASSRTGHSRFPVVTDGDLDDLVGVVHIKQAFTVAPEKQAITSVTSIARPVPRVPASLDGDALMERIRADGMELCVVIDEYGGTAGIVTTEDLIEEILGDVTDEHDDERADVAVDGNGYLCAGLLRIDELYDAIGYHAPDGPYDTLGGLVMYCLGRIPVVDDTVDLPRRSPVSDSDDDTPESPDDLPEITWRATVAQMDGRRVDVVSLRPAPDGGPPPQVATSDTGATEPDGPRASGESGADRG; from the coding sequence GTGGAGATCCTGCTGCTGGTCGCCGGCCTCGTCGGTTTCGTCGCACTGACGCTGGGCACCGCGCTGTTCGTCGCGGCCGAGTTCTCGTTGACCGCGCTCGAGCGGTCCACCATCACCGCCGACGTCTCCCACCGGGGCGACCGGCGCGCCCGCATGGTGCAGCGCGCGCACTCCACCCTGTCGTTCCAGCTCTCGGGCGCCCAGCTCGGTATCACCATCACCACGCTGATCACCGGCTACATCGCCGAGCCGGTCCTGGCCCGCATCATCAAACCGCCGCTGGCCGCTGTGGGTGTCAGCGAATCGGTGGCCTCGGCGACCTCGCTGATCCTCGCGCTCGTGATCGCGACCTCGCTGTCGATGGTCCTGGGCGAGCTGATCCCCAAGAACCTCGCGATCGCGCGACCGCTGGCGGTGGCGCGTGCGACGGCCGGACCGATGACGGTGTTCTCCGCGGTGTTCCGCTGGGCGATCAACGGGCTCAACGGGTCCGCGAACTGGATCGTGCGCCGGTTCGGGATCGAACCCACCGACGAGCTCGCCTCGGCCCGCTCACCGCAGGAACTGGTGTCCCTGGTGCGCAACTCGGCCAGACGCGGCGCCCTCGACGAACAGACCGCGACGCTCGTGGACCGTTCGCTGCGATTCGGTGAACTGACCGCGGAGGACCTGATGACCCCGCGCGTCACCATCGACTGTCTCGACCGCGCCGACACCGTGCGCGATCTGGTGATGGCGTCGTCGCGGACAGGCCACTCCCGGTTCCCGGTCGTCACCGACGGCGACCTCGACGACCTCGTCGGCGTCGTGCACATCAAACAGGCGTTCACCGTCGCGCCGGAGAAGCAGGCCATCACCTCGGTCACGTCGATCGCGCGGCCGGTGCCCCGGGTACCGGCCAGCCTCGACGGTGATGCGCTGATGGAACGCATCCGCGCCGACGGCATGGAACTGTGTGTCGTGATCGACGAGTACGGCGGCACCGCGGGCATCGTCACCACCGAGGACCTCATCGAGGAGATCCTCGGCGACGTCACCGACGAACACGACGACGAACGCGCCGATGTCGCCGTGGACGGCAACGGCTACCTGTGCGCCGGGCTGCTGCGCATCGACGAGTTGTACGACGCGATCGGATATCACGCTCCCGACGGTCCGTACGACACGCTCGGTGGACTCGTGATGTATTGCCTGGGTCGCATCCCGGTCGTCGACGACACGGTCGACCTGCCTCGGCGGTCTCCCGTCAGCGACTCCGACGACGACACCCCGGAATCTCCGGACGATCTTCCCGAAATCACCTGGCGGGCGACGGTCGCGCAGATGGACGGTCGCCGCGTCGATGTGGTTTCGCTCCGCCCGGCACCCGACGGTGGACCACCCCCGCAGGTCGCGACATCGGACACCGGCGCGACCGAACCGGACGGGCCGCGCGCGTCCGGAGAGTCGGGAGCCGATCGTGGGTGA
- a CDS encoding urease subunit gamma: MRLSPHEQERLLISYAAELARRRQARGLKLNHPESIALITDHVLEGARDGRSVAELMTSGREVLGRDDVMDGVPEMLPDVQVEATFPDGTKLVTVHDPIA; the protein is encoded by the coding sequence GTGCGATTGTCGCCCCATGAACAAGAACGGCTGTTGATCTCCTACGCGGCCGAACTCGCCCGGCGGCGGCAGGCGCGCGGACTCAAGCTCAACCATCCGGAGTCGATCGCGCTGATCACCGACCACGTCCTCGAGGGGGCGCGGGACGGGAGGTCCGTCGCGGAGTTGATGACCTCGGGGCGTGAGGTGCTCGGCCGCGACGACGTCATGGACGGCGTCCCGGAGATGCTGCCCGACGTGCAGGTCGAGGCGACGTTCCCCGACGGCACCAAACTGGTGACCGTGCACGATCCGATCGCGTGA
- a CDS encoding urease subunit alpha, producing the protein MAILGRDRYAQLFGPTTGDLIRLADTDLLIEVTDDLAGGPGRAGEEAVFGGGKVIRESMGQSRATRADGTPDTVITGVVVLDHWGIIKADLGIRNGRIVALGKAGNPDTMDGVHPDLVIGPSTEIIAGNGKIVTAGAIDCHVHFICPQIMDEALGNGITTLIGGGTGPAEGSKATTVTPGAWHLASILAATDHWPMNIALLGKGNTVSAESMHEQIRAGASGFKLHEDWGSTPAAIDACLRVADQTGVQVALHSDTLNEAGFVESTLGAIAGRGIHAYHTEGAGGGHAPDIITVAAYPNVLPSSTNPTRPHTVNTLDEHLDMLMVCHHLNPTVPEDLAFAESRIRPSTIAAEDLLHDLGAISMIGSDSQAMGRIGEVVLRTWQTAHVMKRKRGSLPGDGRADNNRARRYVAKYTICPAVAHGFDDEIGSIEVGKLADLVLWDPVFFGVRPDLVIKGGAIAWAAMGDANASIPTPQPVLPRPMFGSAPKLAAATSVSFVAPGADDDLAGRIGVDRRLVAVKNTRGVGKADMVNNDACPTIEVDPDTFTVKVDGEVWESDPVAELPMAQRYFLF; encoded by the coding sequence ATGGCCATCCTGGGGCGCGATCGTTATGCGCAGTTGTTCGGTCCGACAACCGGTGACCTGATCCGGCTCGCCGACACCGATCTGCTCATCGAGGTCACCGACGACCTCGCCGGTGGGCCGGGCCGTGCCGGTGAGGAGGCGGTCTTCGGCGGCGGCAAGGTGATCCGCGAGTCGATGGGGCAGAGTCGGGCCACCCGCGCCGACGGTACCCCCGACACCGTCATCACCGGCGTGGTGGTCCTGGATCATTGGGGAATCATCAAGGCGGACCTCGGTATTCGAAACGGCCGCATCGTCGCGTTGGGCAAGGCGGGCAATCCCGACACCATGGACGGCGTCCACCCCGATCTGGTGATCGGGCCGTCGACGGAGATCATCGCGGGCAACGGCAAGATCGTCACCGCAGGCGCCATCGACTGTCACGTCCATTTCATCTGCCCGCAGATCATGGACGAGGCGCTCGGCAACGGGATCACCACGCTCATCGGTGGCGGCACCGGGCCGGCGGAGGGCAGCAAGGCCACCACCGTGACCCCCGGTGCGTGGCACCTCGCATCGATACTCGCCGCCACCGATCACTGGCCGATGAACATCGCCCTGCTCGGCAAGGGCAACACCGTCAGCGCCGAGTCCATGCACGAGCAGATCCGGGCCGGCGCATCGGGTTTCAAGCTGCACGAGGACTGGGGGAGCACCCCGGCCGCGATCGACGCATGTCTGCGCGTCGCCGACCAGACCGGTGTCCAGGTCGCACTGCATTCGGACACCCTCAACGAGGCAGGATTCGTCGAGTCGACGCTCGGTGCGATCGCGGGGCGTGGCATCCACGCCTATCACACCGAGGGCGCAGGCGGCGGCCACGCACCGGACATCATCACCGTCGCGGCCTACCCGAATGTGCTTCCGTCATCGACCAATCCGACGCGGCCGCACACCGTCAACACACTCGACGAGCACCTCGACATGCTGATGGTGTGCCACCATCTCAACCCGACCGTGCCGGAGGATCTGGCGTTCGCCGAGAGCCGGATCCGACCGTCGACGATCGCCGCCGAGGACCTGCTGCACGATCTCGGCGCCATCTCGATGATCGGCTCGGACTCGCAGGCGATGGGCCGCATCGGTGAGGTCGTGCTACGGACCTGGCAGACCGCGCATGTGATGAAACGCAAACGCGGCTCGTTGCCCGGAGACGGGCGCGCCGACAACAACCGCGCCAGGCGCTACGTCGCCAAGTACACGATCTGCCCGGCCGTCGCGCACGGCTTCGACGACGAGATCGGTTCGATCGAGGTGGGCAAGCTCGCCGACCTGGTGCTCTGGGATCCGGTGTTCTTCGGTGTCCGGCCGGACCTCGTGATCAAGGGCGGGGCGATCGCCTGGGCGGCCATGGGCGACGCGAACGCCTCTATCCCGACCCCGCAGCCCGTTCTGCCGCGTCCGATGTTCGGGTCGGCTCCCAAACTCGCGGCCGCGACCTCGGTGAGCTTCGTGGCCCCCGGCGCCGACGACGACCTCGCCGGCCGCATCGGCGTCGACCGCAGGTTGGTCGCGGTGAAGAACACCCGCGGTGTCGGGAAGGCGGACATGGTGAACAACGATGCCTGCCCGACCATCGAGGTCGACCCCGACACCTTCACGGTGAAGGTCGACGGCGAGGTGTGGGAGTCCGACCCGGTGGCCGAGCTGCCGATGGCGCAGCGGTACTTCCTGTTCTGA
- the ureG gene encoding urease accessory protein UreG codes for MPPHLIDGQPHTHDHNRPRRRREPGEALRIGVGGPVGSGKTALVAALCRQLRNELSVAVLTNDIYTTEDADFLRRNAVLPDERITAVQTGGCPHTAIRDDITANLDAIDDLVDANPPLDLILVESGGDNLTATFSTGLIDVQIFVIDVAGGDKVPRKGGPGVTFSDLLVINKTDLAERVSADLDVMRRDAERVRDGRPTAMISLTDDPAATDVLAWVRAQLAAPAVTG; via the coding sequence ATGCCCCCGCATCTCATCGACGGACAGCCCCACACCCACGATCACAACCGGCCTCGGCGCCGCCGCGAGCCCGGCGAGGCACTTCGTATCGGGGTGGGTGGTCCGGTCGGGTCGGGCAAGACCGCACTCGTCGCGGCGCTGTGTCGTCAGCTGCGCAACGAGTTGTCGGTCGCGGTGCTGACCAACGACATCTACACCACCGAGGATGCGGATTTCCTGCGTCGCAACGCCGTTCTGCCCGACGAGCGCATCACCGCCGTACAGACCGGTGGTTGTCCGCACACCGCCATCCGCGACGACATCACCGCGAATCTCGACGCGATAGACGACCTGGTCGACGCCAACCCGCCGCTCGACCTGATTCTCGTGGAGTCCGGTGGCGACAACCTCACGGCCACCTTCTCTACCGGTCTGATCGACGTGCAGATCTTCGTCATCGACGTCGCAGGAGGCGACAAGGTGCCGCGCAAGGGCGGGCCGGGTGTCACCTTCTCGGATCTGCTGGTGATCAACAAGACCGACCTCGCGGAGCGCGTCAGCGCCGATCTCGATGTGATGCGCCGTGACGCCGAGAGAGTCCGCGACGGCCGTCCGACCGCGATGATCTCGCTGACCGATGATCCGGCGGCGACCGACGTATTGGCCTGGGTACGAGCACAATTGGCGGCCCCGGCCGTCACCGGCTGA
- a CDS encoding urease accessory protein UreD, with the protein MRTEVEIVATLDRGVRHSATGGLAVRVTAPGVVQLIGTAATPLGGDEIAVRIRVEPGAELTVGSVAAMIALPARGRPDSAARWDVEVGDGGRLRLDPQPTVVAGGAVHTSDIVARIHPDATLALHEHIQIGRSSTMTDMAVKDRAGEWTGGLRVEVGERVVLAHRVALGARTPAGACGHRAMSSVFRYPDRRPEEVHPTDFAARLRLAGDASLTSSLGASVATTRRLADGLDLLATPNGR; encoded by the coding sequence GTGCGCACCGAGGTCGAGATCGTCGCGACCCTCGATCGCGGCGTCCGGCACAGCGCGACCGGTGGACTGGCGGTGCGGGTGACCGCGCCCGGTGTCGTGCAGTTGATCGGCACCGCGGCCACCCCGCTCGGCGGAGACGAGATCGCAGTCCGGATCCGCGTCGAACCCGGGGCTGAGCTCACCGTGGGCAGTGTGGCCGCGATGATCGCGCTGCCCGCACGCGGGCGACCCGATTCCGCTGCGCGGTGGGACGTCGAAGTCGGCGACGGTGGACGACTGCGACTGGACCCCCAGCCCACGGTGGTGGCGGGCGGAGCGGTGCACACCTCCGACATCGTTGCGCGGATTCATCCGGACGCGACACTCGCCCTGCACGAGCACATCCAGATAGGCCGCTCGTCGACGATGACCGATATGGCCGTCAAGGACAGAGCCGGGGAGTGGACCGGTGGGTTGCGGGTCGAGGTCGGCGAACGCGTGGTGCTGGCACATCGGGTCGCACTGGGCGCTCGCACGCCTGCGGGAGCATGCGGACATCGCGCCATGAGCAGCGTGTTCCGCTACCCCGACCGCCGACCCGAGGAAGTCCATCCGACGGACTTCGCCGCGCGACTGCGACTCGCCGGCGATGCGTCGCTGACCAGTTCGCTGGGCGCCTCGGTCGCGACCACCCGCCGGCTGGCCGACGGCCTCGACCTACTCGCGA
- a CDS encoding urease subunit beta translates to MSGMPSTGPRSSLVPGEVIPAEGTIELNAGADTVELAVVNSGDRPVQVGSHVHFPQSNPALEFDRAAAHGRRLDIPAGTAVRFEPGIEMAVTLVPLGGTREVYGISLDPPGRCGPVQARDTAESE, encoded by the coding sequence ATGTCGGGTATGCCGTCCACCGGCCCGCGATCGTCGCTCGTCCCCGGTGAGGTGATCCCCGCCGAGGGGACCATCGAGTTGAACGCCGGCGCCGACACCGTCGAGCTGGCCGTGGTCAATTCCGGTGACCGGCCCGTGCAGGTCGGCAGTCATGTCCACTTCCCGCAGTCGAACCCCGCGCTCGAGTTCGATCGTGCCGCCGCGCACGGTCGTCGCCTCGACATCCCGGCCGGCACCGCGGTTCGTTTCGAGCCGGGCATCGAGATGGCGGTGACGCTGGTCCCGCTCGGCGGCACCCGTGAGGTGTACGGCATCTCGCTGGATCCGCCCGGCCGATGTGGTCCGGTACAGGCGCGCGACACCGCAGAGAGCGAGTGA
- the gndA gene encoding NADP-dependent phosphogluconate dehydrogenase, producing the protein MNNDASAPSAKAQIGVTGLAVMGSNIARNFARNGYTVALHNRSIAKTDALLENHGGDGNFIRTETVAEFVAALERPRRVLIMVKAGDATDAVIEELADAMEPGDIIIDGGNALYTDTIRREAAMSARGLNFVGAGISGGEEGALNGPSIMPGGPVESYESLGPMLESIAAQVDGEPCCTHIGPDGSGHFVKMVHNGIEYADMQLIGEAYDLMRKALDMPVAEIADVFRAWNSTELESYLVEITADVLSQVDAETGKPLVDVIVDAAGQKGTGRWTVKSALDLGIPTTGIAEAVFARALSSSTDQRLAARGLSSGTLGSAPADRETFINDIKTALYASKVVAYAQGFDQIAAGSAEYGWDVDRGALATIWRGGCIIRAQFLNRIREAYHEDPALPSLLLAPYFRDAVEVGIDSWRRVVSTATLLGIPVPAFASSLSYYDGLRAERLPAALTQGLRDFFGAHTYQRVDKEGTFHTLWSGDRSEVTE; encoded by the coding sequence ATGAACAACGACGCATCGGCACCATCCGCGAAGGCCCAGATCGGCGTCACCGGTCTGGCAGTCATGGGTTCGAACATCGCACGCAACTTCGCCCGCAACGGGTACACGGTCGCGCTGCACAACCGCAGCATCGCCAAGACCGATGCGCTGCTCGAAAACCACGGCGGCGACGGGAACTTCATCCGCACCGAGACCGTGGCCGAGTTCGTCGCCGCTCTCGAGCGCCCGCGCCGGGTGCTGATCATGGTCAAGGCCGGCGATGCGACCGACGCCGTGATCGAGGAACTCGCCGACGCGATGGAGCCCGGCGACATCATCATCGACGGCGGCAATGCGCTCTACACCGACACCATTCGTCGTGAGGCCGCCATGTCGGCCCGCGGACTCAACTTCGTCGGCGCCGGCATCTCCGGCGGTGAGGAAGGCGCACTCAACGGTCCGTCGATCATGCCCGGTGGCCCCGTCGAGTCCTACGAGTCACTCGGTCCCATGCTCGAGTCGATCGCCGCACAGGTCGACGGCGAGCCCTGCTGCACCCACATCGGCCCGGACGGCAGCGGCCACTTCGTGAAGATGGTGCACAACGGCATCGAGTATGCCGACATGCAGCTCATCGGCGAGGCCTACGACCTCATGCGCAAGGCCCTCGACATGCCTGTCGCCGAGATCGCCGACGTCTTCCGTGCGTGGAACAGCACCGAACTCGAGAGCTACCTCGTCGAGATCACCGCCGATGTTCTCAGCCAGGTCGACGCCGAGACCGGCAAGCCGCTCGTCGACGTGATCGTCGACGCCGCGGGCCAGAAGGGCACCGGCCGCTGGACCGTGAAGTCCGCACTGGATCTGGGCATCCCGACCACCGGTATCGCCGAGGCGGTCTTCGCGCGTGCGCTGTCGAGTTCGACCGATCAGCGTCTCGCGGCCCGCGGACTGTCGTCGGGCACCCTCGGTTCCGCCCCGGCCGACCGGGAGACCTTCATCAACGACATCAAGACCGCGCTCTACGCCTCGAAGGTCGTCGCGTACGCCCAGGGCTTCGATCAGATCGCCGCGGGCAGCGCGGAGTACGGCTGGGATGTCGATCGCGGCGCCCTGGCCACCATCTGGCGCGGCGGCTGCATCATCCGCGCGCAGTTCCTCAACCGCATCCGCGAGGCCTACCACGAGGATCCGGCCCTGCCGAGCCTGTTGCTGGCCCCCTACTTCCGCGACGCGGTCGAGGTCGGCATCGACAGCTGGCGCCGCGTGGTGTCGACCGCGACACTCCTGGGTATCCCGGTGCCCGCGTTCGCGTCGTCGCTGTCCTACTACGACGGTCTTCGGGCCGAGCGTCTCCCGGCTGCCCTCACCCAGGGTCTGCGCGACTTCTTCGGCGCGCACACCTACCAGCGTGTCGACAAGGAGGGCACCTTCCACACGCTGTGGAGCGGTGACCGCTCCGAAGTGACCGAATAG
- a CDS encoding urease accessory protein UreF produces MRPAESTAGNHAPLAMMLSLADSRLPVGGHVHSGGVEQAIADGFIRSAGDLAGYLYRRVTTSGLVAASVAAAVADGVLDVGPAQDEMDARTPSAAARKASLAQGRGMLRLARRMWADLDWSAHRPTTHLPVISGAIGAASSLSGFHTALVLVYTTMSGSATAGQRLLALDPADVAIMIAELGTECERVAAEAAVGLADLSDPILDIFAERHERQPMPLFMS; encoded by the coding sequence ATGCGACCGGCCGAGTCAACCGCAGGAAACCACGCACCGCTGGCGATGATGCTGTCGCTGGCCGACTCACGCCTCCCGGTCGGTGGGCACGTGCACTCCGGCGGAGTCGAACAGGCGATTGCCGACGGCTTCATCCGCAGCGCCGGCGATCTCGCCGGCTACCTCTATCGCCGGGTCACCACCAGCGGGCTGGTCGCGGCGTCGGTGGCCGCGGCCGTCGCCGACGGAGTGCTCGATGTCGGTCCGGCACAGGATGAGATGGACGCCCGAACCCCCTCTGCGGCCGCCCGCAAGGCGTCGCTGGCACAGGGCAGGGGGATGCTGCGGCTGGCCCGCCGGATGTGGGCCGACCTCGACTGGTCCGCACACCGGCCCACGACGCATCTGCCGGTGATCAGCGGAGCGATCGGGGCGGCGTCGTCGTTGTCGGGATTCCACACCGCACTCGTCCTCGTGTACACGACGATGAGTGGCTCGGCGACGGCCGGACAGCGACTGCTCGCCCTCGACCCGGCCGACGTGGCGATCATGATCGCCGAACTCGGCACCGAATGTGAACGTGTCGCCGCCGAAGCCGCGGTGGGATTGGCCGATCTGTCCGACCCGATCCTCGACATCTTCGCCGAACGCCATGAGCGGCAACCCATGCCACTGTTCATGTCCTGA